The Rhodamnia argentea isolate NSW1041297 chromosome 7, ASM2092103v1, whole genome shotgun sequence genome contains the following window.
TATCAACTATTAATTATGTGGGTTTCATTGTGATGCCCACATCGTCATTGATCGAGATGGCCTTGATCCATATAATCTAAGATTATACGATGTTTTCCTCCGATTTATTCATACAATCTAGTAAGTTTATGGTATTTAAAGAATAATAGCAAGGGTTATGTTTTCCTCTCGCTGTTGTATTACTGGGTTTTGAATATGGATATCAGTTGGTATCCATAACTTGTGACTTACCATTCATAAACGTGACAGGAGGAAGCTTGCTTCGGAGGAAAATAAGAATCTAACTATAATcgtgcattttgaaaaaaatatatgctGAGAATTACacataaaatcaaaatagaCAGCTGAAATTATGCAAAGTCAAGAAATTAAAGGTACGGGGGATATCTGAAGGGATGCATACTGTCAGAATTATTGAAGAGAAAAAGCAACCACAAATtaatggccatttttttttattttttttcctttctttcttttttttcccttctccctcCGCGAGTCACCAAACCTCAACAACGGCCATAGACACGAGCCGTCAAGCTCAAGGCTCACTCGTGGCCATCGATGGCCAGTCGCTAAgtatgaagaaggaaaaagaaaaataaataaaataaataaataaataaagtaataaaaatatctaaaatatcgaatttccttttcttttctttttttgcgtGAGATAAAGTGATGacattgaaattatttttcaaatgagatccaaaaaccagaaaattatttcctatcacatatgaacaaacaaaacacaaatttttactgaaaaattatttcccgaaaagtatttttctttaacaTAAAGTTTTCACCCAATAAACACAACCTAAATTAAGAAGATTTGTTGTTGCCTGGCCTCTTTATGTTATTGAAAATTGCGCAAAAGAAAGAGTTTCAAAGTTAATAAAAGGAAGAATCAGCCGATTTGCTTTTTGGAAGCCCACGAGAATCATGCTTCCTCCCTTTTAGATTTAATTAGTTACACGACTTTTTGTCATGCCTTAGGTAGCCCTTGCTTTTGGGCTAAGACAAGGATGTAacattgatacaattataatagTGCGTCCTCCATGGCACTCGTTAAGAATGTTGACAATAGCGACAATAATTTTGTACTTAATACGTCCTCCATTGTCAAACAACTAACACAAAGTCAAGTCAAGAAATGTAACACGAAGTCTTGTTTCCAACATTTGACAAGTCAGCCATTGTAAAAGCGCGACTCAAAGTCGGGTCGAGTGATCGAAAGTCGGAAACGGCGTGCCATTCCCCGGTCCCATGCTTGGAATTTTGCAGAACTTGGGGAAATTCAGGTAGCTATCCATCGACGAAAGTGACGACAGTAAGAGTGCCcttgaagtttgaaaaaattACATCTATGCCTTTGAATAAAACAGCCACGATGAATTCTACTGGAAAGCGCCAGTGTTACTGCGGAAAATAATGTGCAAGTTCAAGGGATTATGTGGTGAATGACGATGCTGATATTTTCACTACTTTTATTTTGCATTTCGTTTCTACACGAGGAAAGATCTCGCAGTAAGTTATAAAATCCAACAGATAtctgggaaaaattatcaaaaaagtcttaaacttattgcaatcgtatcaatttagtcctaaaaaattaaaatataattaaaaattatccacatctgtgtcaatcgtgccacgtaagatggctgACGTCCTTGTCggcgatttctggccaaaatccCCTGGAtcgactcaattggtaaaatgttaaaatgtcgatgactcaattggcaatattaaaaaatttgtgatCGAACtggtaaaagtacaataaatttaagactatttggataatttttcccgacTAAACACCATGTCACGTCTAActcaaaagagtaaaaaaaataagagatccAAAAACGGGGGATACCTGAAGGGATGCATACTGTTAGAATTATTGAAGCAAAAAAGCAACCCCAAATTGatggccattttttttcttttctttctttttttcccttctccctcCGCCAGTCACCGAACCTCGGCAACGGCCATAGACATGAGCCGGCAAGCTCGAAGCTCACTCGTGGCCACTGACGGCCAGTCGCTGAGTATgaagaaggaaatagaaaagaaataaaataaataaataaagtaataaaaatatctaaaaaattgaatttccttttgtttttttacgtGAGATAAAGTGATGacattgaaattatttttcaaatgagatccaaaaatcagaaaaatatttccaatcacatatgaacaaacaaaacaaaattaattattttactgaaaaattatttccccgaaagtttttttctttaacaTAAAGTTTTCGCCCAATAAACACAACCTAAATTAAGAAGATTTGTTGTCTTGTGGCCTCtttatattattgaaaattgtacAAAACAACGAGTTTCAaagtaacaaagaaaaaaaaaaaggaagaatcaGCCGATTTGGTTTTTGGAAGCCCACGAGAATCATCCTTTCTcccttttatatttaattagttACAAGACTTTTTACCGTGCCTTAGGTAGTCCTTGCTTTTGATCTAAGACAAGGATGTAACCttgatacaattataattaGTGCGTCCTCCATGGCACTAGTTAAGAATGTTGACAATAGCAACAATAACTTTTGTACTTAATACATGTTGTAAATTGAATAGAAAAAAGGACTTATATACGTTCGCATTAGCACACAACCGACATATGGCCTTAATCAaacgggattttttttttttttggctcattctcgaaagaaaattaataaatccTGACTGATCCATTCTgagaaattttaattattatccATAGACTAAGTGTTGGAGACTTTGGAGTCAATGAAGCTATCCATTTAATGAGCTGCATATAAAGCGCATCTTGGAAATTTACACCCAtggaaaatgcaaaagtttcttcttctctcttgccGTGATTGTTGGTTCCACATCCCGTCAAGTCGACAAAGAACACCACCTCCTTCTTATACGcaatcttttcttcttcgtctttttcctcctcccttcttcttctccatcttctttcttcgcCCCACGAGTCACGACcacgggaattttttttttttttggtaagtggACCACGGGAAAATTGATTCATAGTTAtgaggaaaaatatcaaaaacaaaaactagCTTGCCTAGATGGACGCAATTTATTCACCCACATAACAATAGCAGCCATGCAAGCGACACGAGCTACTATCAATGTAAAACAAATATCAGAGGGATAGTGTCCAATCCATGAAAGTTCCATGGttgtaaaacaaaaataagcaaTGCACGTCGAATCTACTAAGAAATGTTACTGAATTCTTTTACTTTAAGTAACGTGGCAATTTTTGTGTTGGAACCATTTGAGACGTGCCACATCCCTCAATGGGTAAACTTTCATAAGATCCTTAGTAAAGCTAGCATTTAGAAAaaaggaggatgaagaagaagaagaaataaataaaagaaaagcttTAGGAAAGATCGCTTACAGGGGTGATAGTGATCGCACCCCTTCTTTCCGTATCTGAAACCTAAGAAGCAAAAGTTATATCTTCTCTCAAACGAAAAGTGGCCGAATAGTAGAGAGTGAATCCTTCGGTCATCATGTTGTGGAGGTCCTTGTATGATAATCTCACACGGACCTCACTGCAAGATAAAGCATCGCACAAGTGATTCTTTTTCACACCGCATCTCGTCCCTAATAGTAAAACATGCAATACCAGCAGAAATGCACGGTACATCAGCCTGGAGCCGAGAGAGTTAATCATTTCTCCACCGTTTGATGCAAGACTTGAAGTTTTAGATTGGTAATTTTGGTGATGACTCCATAAGGGGATGGATTCATGGAGAAATGATCGAAAAATCAGTTGGGGTGTCATCTATCATTGAGATGTCCGTGTCAACAACTAACACATACTGGTCAAGTCCACAAGTATACATCGTGTGGAATAATTCATGGATAGCTTCCCCATTAATTAGGAAGGAAACTGATCGAAAAATCAGTTGGGGTGCATTCTTTCTCCTcaagctccgtttatttcgagaaaaataagtaacttgaaaaacatttttctaaaaatgatcgcatgtATCACTTGAATAATTGATTAATGAAGAATATCGACATTACTGGcaacaatttgtgtctaaacatCTATGtagacgataaaaatatttttcgtttattcattttttaaaacgatataagtgatcattttgtttttgaaaaataattttcaaatatctcatatttcgtgaaataaacaggGCCTTAGTCTATACTTTTCTTCCAATGTGTCCACGTGATTGTTGGGTTCACATCCCATCcacaaagaactctctctctctctctctctctctctccatcagtTCCTTCATTCTTCCTAGTTTCTCCTTCGTTCtttcctcctcccttcttcttctccatcttctttcttcaccATCCCACGGGCATGGAAAAACTGATGTATAGttttgaggaagaagatcaAAAATGAAAACTAGAAAGACTAATGGCACAAGGTACATAGGTGTGGAATGGAGACGAAAACTTGTGTCCCTCTCTCGGCCTGTGAGCAATGGAAACTTGGGGTGTCATATGTGGTGGAGGATCAACGAGGATATGTACAACCGAGAGaacacaatcaatcaaggttGAGAATGTTACGGGAGTAGCGAGTAGGACCCAACATCATTGCCCTTTCTTTCTGGCAAGAGAACATCGTAATTTGTTTGTTCTCTGAGAAGGAGGATGCAAGAGAGCACAACCATATGAAAGAGATACAATAACACCACATtaacaaagagaaagaaaaagacaatcTTGAAAGTAATCACTGTCAAGCTAAACTAGCCCAAGTCCCTCCTAACATAAATACTATATTGTggggacataaaaaaaatacacaaagcTTTTTCGATCAAACTATGCATGATTCTCTAAACAAAATCGCTATCTCCAAAAGGAAAACTAGCAGAAATTATTTGAGCGCTTGATGAAGTTGAGAATGTTTCTAATTCCATCTCCGCTTTGTCATTGTTGACTGGCTCATCCCGTGGGTAAATAAGTGGTTTTGGAGGCATTTGAAGTTTATGAATATCTCCTTCAAGCAGTTCTAGGACTTTTCTCATTGGAGGCCGATGATCAGGATTTAATTGTATACACCAAAGTGCAACTACTATCATCTGTTTTATCACCATCCTTTCCTCTTCTACTACTTCTTCCATTTCAACACTTTCTAATTCACTGACCTGGTCATACACCCACaagggaaaataaatttggcttgAGCGTTCCGCATTTGCATTTATGTTCCTCCTTCTTCCTGCCATTTCCATGAGCAACATTCCAAAGCTATAGACGTCCGCTTTATAAGATACACTGCCAATGTTTTTGTAGAACAACTCAGGCGCCATATATCCCAAGGTTCCTCTTGCAGCGATCAATGAGACTATGCTATGATCAGTGGGATAAAGTCTCGCTAGTCCAAAGTCAGAAATTTTTGGTATGAAATTCTGATCTAAAAGAATGTTGTGAGGTTTGATATCAAAGTGAAGTATTTGCATGTCGCACCCACGATGTAGATATTCAATTCCCCTCGCTACCCCAAGAGCGATCTCATAGAGTCTCTTGTAATCGAGAAATTTATCAACTTCATCGGTGAATATGTGCTTATCCAAAGATCCATTTGACATGAGATTGTACACAAGAGCTTGTTTCGAACCTTCAAAGCAAAAACCGAGGAGTTGCACTACATTAACATGGTGAATTCTTCCTATAGTAGCAACTTCACTTATA
Protein-coding sequences here:
- the LOC115754296 gene encoding rust resistance kinase Lr10-like, translating into MDKNVEEFLRAHNNFLPIRYSYSNIKKITRNFKQKLGEGGYGSVYKGTLRSGNEVAIKILKQSKANGQDFISEVATIGRIHHVNVVQLLGFCFEGSKQALVYNLMSNGSLDKHIFTDEVDKFLDYKRLYEIALGVARGIEYLHRGCDMQILHFDIKPHNILLDQNFIPKISDFGLARLYPTDHSIVSLIAARGTLGYMAPELFYKNIGSVSYKADVYSFGMLLMEMAGRRRNINANAERSSQIYFPLWVYDQVSELESVEMEEVVEEERMVIKQMIVVALWCIQLNPDHRPPMRKVLELLEGDIHKLQMPPKPLIYPRDEPVNNDKAEMELETFSTSSSAQIISASFPFGDSDFV